In one Streptomyces sp. NBC_01288 genomic region, the following are encoded:
- a CDS encoding serine hydrolase domain-containing protein, with the protein MTQEIHGTVADGFETVREEFAAMVAVERADYEGQLCAYVHGRRVVDLWAGPPGTDGDSLYGVFSSTKGAAHLVVALLVQDGTLELDRKVTYYWPEFASEGKGALTLRELLAHRAGLVGTDTGFTLDELADDRAVAERLADQRPFWRPGTVFGYHALVIGALTGEIVRRATGRSLREVHEERVRAPYGLDFFLGLPAVHEPRFRTVQPQLLTPEQEEARAAEPAGPHSLAAIAFNEHAAQPTVLESLPNERVIRAKGPASVGGVASARGLAGLYAAAISEVDDRAALLKPDTAAEFGQLHSVGYDVVTGTHRAYGLGFQATADAWYPFLGAGTIGHSGAAGSQAFADPRSGLAYGYTRRRFAFPGGAALENEGLVRAVHSAALAQ; encoded by the coding sequence ATGACCCAGGAGATCCACGGCACCGTAGCCGACGGCTTCGAGACGGTGCGGGAGGAGTTCGCCGCGATGGTGGCGGTCGAACGCGCCGATTATGAGGGCCAGTTGTGTGCATACGTACACGGCCGACGGGTCGTCGACCTGTGGGCGGGGCCACCTGGTACCGACGGCGACTCGCTCTATGGCGTGTTCTCGTCCACGAAGGGCGCCGCGCACCTCGTGGTGGCGCTCCTCGTGCAGGACGGCACGCTGGAGCTGGACCGCAAAGTGACGTACTACTGGCCGGAGTTCGCGTCCGAGGGGAAAGGCGCGCTGACACTGCGCGAGCTGCTCGCGCACCGGGCGGGTCTGGTCGGCACGGACACCGGGTTCACGCTCGACGAGCTGGCCGACGACCGGGCGGTGGCCGAACGCCTCGCCGACCAGCGGCCGTTCTGGCGCCCGGGCACGGTCTTCGGCTATCACGCCCTGGTGATCGGCGCGTTGACCGGCGAGATCGTACGGCGGGCCACGGGCCGTTCGCTCCGGGAGGTGCACGAGGAGAGAGTGCGGGCGCCGTACGGGCTGGATTTCTTCCTCGGGCTGCCGGCGGTGCACGAGCCCCGATTCCGCACCGTCCAGCCGCAGTTGCTGACCCCGGAGCAGGAGGAGGCGCGTGCGGCGGAGCCGGCCGGGCCGCACAGTCTCGCCGCGATCGCGTTCAACGAGCACGCGGCACAGCCGACCGTCCTGGAGTCGCTGCCGAACGAACGGGTGATCCGGGCGAAGGGGCCCGCCTCGGTCGGCGGGGTGGCGTCGGCGCGCGGTCTCGCCGGGCTGTACGCGGCGGCGATCAGCGAGGTCGACGACCGGGCCGCGCTGTTGAAGCCGGACACGGCGGCGGAGTTCGGGCAGCTGCACTCCGTCGGGTACGACGTGGTGACCGGCACGCACCGGGCGTACGGCCTGGGTTTCCAGGCGACCGCGGACGCCTGGTACCCGTTCCTGGGCGCCGGCACGATCGGCCACAGCGGCGCGGCCGGCTCCCAGGCCTTCGCCGACCCCCGCAGCGGCCTGGCCTACGGCTACACCCGGCGCCGCTTCGCCTTCCCGGGCGGGGCGGCCCTGGAGAACGAGGGGTTGGTACGGGCGGTGCACAGCGCGGCGCTGGCTCAGTGA
- a CDS encoding M14 family zinc carboxypeptidase → MRTIARAVPPRPVLLTAVALTTAAGSLLLQPRVAGADPRPATREGSGPDRHAGLAPAAAARRALTATVPRTDARLGYPRRQVLSPDPTNPADTSLKLGLTPYHALAPRLNSLQRLGDRVSVEVAGVSAGGHRLYLVTVTTPETADRATAQERMRELIENAPATAAKSPEIKAGYKTPVLFDNNIHGDEREGTDASLDLIQQLATANDAQTKDLLAHSRLYFNITANPDGRIAGTRANANGFDLNRDLITASQPEARAIRALTIDKQPAVLLDLHGYVNGTLIEPTTPPHGENYEYDLFLKNTYANALGMETAVNGLGYTPAKDGVSPAQIPFRDQAEGWDDWPPVFTPQYAAFQGAVAAHTVEIPLQVDNSAYDTLPTAELHRRAAVNVAVAGAAMRATLDFARSHRTSLIADQIEMFRRGAAGAEQVPVSARTVPGVPGIGPEDVYTTEFPRAYTIAADTAGARLVAHLIADDVRVLRAANGPYVVDMHQSKRGLANALLADGRDISDKVTAMYDISAWSLGRLWGATVEPAPGLPATPLTTVSAPSPVAHVAPHGGLRLRLTDPAEFAALNSLLRQGIPVRRAVDGSAIVPDTPSARAGATTAAQAYDVAFEATTLAGVTALHPVRVAAAVTPGELFALREMGFDVTPVSTDVLNAGFDWSKADVLFVSTELEYGDLTPTARTALDTFLSAGHGLVGRGVTGAAFASATGLLKATPVEGTEEANGVVRVVNSGPVTTDAPPYGFVYAPVWFTGLGPTVRVEQSYATGNPLLAGHWRTRADGSGGPADAAGRPSVVSDTRAVLFGTEPLFRDHPKGELPQVGRALFTMAHTSDGTRARAHASSGSVEESR, encoded by the coding sequence GTGCGCACCATTGCCAGAGCCGTCCCCCCGAGACCCGTTCTGCTCACCGCCGTCGCCCTGACCACCGCCGCCGGTTCGCTCCTGCTCCAACCTCGCGTCGCGGGCGCCGACCCCCGCCCCGCCACCCGTGAGGGCTCCGGCCCCGACCGTCACGCCGGCCTCGCCCCGGCCGCCGCCGCCCGCCGCGCCCTCACCGCCACCGTCCCGCGTACCGACGCCCGCCTCGGCTACCCCCGCCGCCAGGTCCTCTCCCCCGATCCGACGAACCCCGCCGACACCTCCCTCAAGCTCGGCCTGACCCCATACCACGCCCTCGCGCCACGCCTGAACTCCCTTCAGCGGCTGGGCGACCGGGTGAGTGTCGAGGTCGCGGGCGTCTCGGCCGGCGGGCACCGGCTCTACCTCGTCACGGTCACCACCCCGGAGACCGCCGACCGGGCCACCGCCCAGGAACGGATGCGCGAGCTCATCGAGAACGCGCCCGCCACCGCCGCCAAGTCCCCGGAGATCAAGGCCGGTTACAAGACCCCGGTGCTCTTCGACAACAACATCCACGGCGACGAACGCGAGGGCACCGACGCCTCCCTCGACCTCATCCAGCAGCTCGCCACCGCCAACGACGCGCAGACCAAAGACCTGTTGGCGCACAGCCGCCTCTACTTCAACATCACGGCGAACCCCGACGGCCGTATCGCGGGCACCCGCGCGAACGCCAACGGCTTCGATCTGAACCGGGACTTGATCACCGCCTCGCAGCCCGAGGCCCGCGCGATCCGCGCGCTCACGATCGACAAACAGCCCGCCGTCCTGCTCGACCTGCACGGTTACGTCAACGGCACCCTCATCGAGCCGACCACTCCCCCGCACGGCGAGAACTACGAGTACGACCTCTTCCTCAAGAACACCTACGCCAACGCCCTCGGCATGGAGACCGCGGTCAACGGCCTGGGCTACACACCGGCCAAGGACGGCGTCTCGCCCGCCCAGATCCCCTTCCGGGACCAGGCGGAGGGCTGGGACGACTGGCCCCCGGTCTTCACCCCGCAGTACGCGGCCTTCCAGGGCGCGGTGGCCGCCCACACGGTCGAGATCCCGCTCCAGGTCGACAACTCGGCCTACGACACCCTCCCCACCGCCGAGTTGCACCGCCGCGCCGCGGTCAACGTGGCCGTCGCGGGCGCGGCCATGCGCGCGACCCTCGACTTCGCCCGGTCCCACCGGACTTCCCTCATCGCCGACCAGATCGAGATGTTCCGGCGGGGCGCGGCGGGCGCCGAGCAAGTACCCGTGTCGGCGCGGACCGTCCCGGGGGTCCCGGGCATCGGCCCCGAGGACGTCTACACGACCGAATTCCCCCGCGCCTACACCATTGCGGCCGACACCGCGGGCGCCCGCCTCGTCGCGCATCTCATCGCCGACGACGTCCGCGTGCTACGCGCGGCGAACGGCCCGTACGTCGTCGACATGCACCAGTCCAAACGCGGCCTGGCGAACGCCCTGTTGGCCGACGGCCGTGACATCAGCGACAAGGTGACGGCGATGTACGACATCTCGGCCTGGAGCCTGGGCCGGCTGTGGGGCGCCACGGTCGAACCCGCCCCCGGCCTCCCCGCCACGCCCCTCACCACCGTCTCCGCCCCCTCTCCCGTCGCCCATGTCGCCCCGCACGGCGGCCTCCGGCTGCGCCTCACCGACCCGGCCGAGTTCGCGGCCCTCAACTCCCTTCTCCGACAGGGGATTCCGGTACGACGGGCGGTGGACGGCAGCGCGATCGTGCCGGACACGCCCTCGGCGCGGGCGGGGGCGACCACGGCCGCTCAGGCGTACGACGTGGCGTTCGAGGCCACAACCCTCGCCGGTGTCACGGCACTTCACCCCGTCCGCGTCGCCGCCGCCGTCACCCCGGGTGAGCTGTTCGCGCTGCGGGAGATGGGCTTCGACGTCACACCCGTGTCGACGGACGTCCTGAACGCCGGCTTCGACTGGTCGAAGGCCGATGTGCTGTTCGTGTCCACGGAGTTGGAGTACGGCGACCTGACCCCGACCGCCCGCACGGCACTGGACACCTTCCTCTCCGCCGGGCACGGACTCGTCGGCCGGGGCGTCACCGGCGCCGCGTTCGCCTCCGCGACCGGACTGCTGAAGGCCACGCCCGTCGAGGGCACCGAGGAGGCCAACGGCGTTGTGCGGGTGGTGAATTCGGGCCCGGTCACGACGGACGCCCCGCCCTACGGCTTCGTCTACGCACCGGTGTGGTTCACCGGACTCGGACCCACGGTCCGCGTCGAGCAGTCGTACGCGACCGGGAATCCGCTCCTCGCCGGGCACTGGCGGACGCGGGCCGACGGCTCCGGCGGTCCCGCGGACGCGGCGGGGCGGCCCTCGGTCGTCAGTGACACGCGAGCTGTCCTGTTCGGTACGGAGCCCCTCTTCCGGGATCATCCCAAGGGGGAACTCCCGCAGGTCGGACGGGCGTTGTTCACCATGGCACACACGAGCGACGGCACACGCGCACGGGCACACGCGAGCAGCGGATCAGTCGAGGAGAGCAGATGA